The Cohnella abietis genome has a segment encoding these proteins:
- a CDS encoding alpha/beta-type small acid-soluble spore protein, translating to MARRRKLLVPGAEQGVSNLKAEVMRREGYSVDPERPDDVKNEVAEDLGVPLAPGDNGKLTTEEVGQVGGKIGGSMVREMIRLAQEKLSKQN from the coding sequence ATGGCGAGAAGAAGGAAGCTACTTGTACCAGGAGCGGAGCAGGGTGTGAGTAATTTGAAGGCTGAGGTTATGCGTCGTGAAGGTTATTCCGTAGATCCGGAACGGCCGGACGATGTGAAGAATGAAGTAGCCGAGGATTTAGGTGTGCCGTTAGCCCCCGGTGATAACGGGAAGCTGACGACTGAAGAGGTCGGTCAAGTAGGCGGGAAGATTGGCGGCTCAATGGTACGTGAGATGATTCGTTTAGCTCAGGAAAAGCTGTCTAAGCAAAATTAA
- the abc-f gene encoding ribosomal protection-like ABC-F family protein — MLTINCQSIKKYNGAQLVLENVTFELHQGEKVGLVGRNGSGKSTLLRMISKLDVPDEGLLTIRKDARIGYLEQIPAETAEQTVYDIMALGYQELITCRTAMAELEKLMSEPEAGNDPDLLSTLLKRYSELQETFEREDGYELDARIDQVANGLHIEKESYSRLYSSLSGGEKTKVGLASQLIRKPDLLLLDEPTNHLDLSAVEWLEEYLIKYEGAVLVVSHDRYFLDQVVTKIVELEDGESSIYTTNYTHYVTEKEKRLLQEFADYQEQQKQLKKMRETIKQLMEWGKLGGNGKFFRRAASMQKALDRIEKLKRPAVDRKEAEYDMKPSDRSGKRVIEFAGVSKRFGASVILDQAAGALEYGEKVMLVGNNGSGKSTLLKLILGELQADEGQLLLGSRVSVGYLAQQQYPDDPKKSVLNYFREQAGMEEGEARSRLASYLFYGADVFKSVSLLSGGEWTRLRLALLVLQRPNLLILDEPTNHMDIASREALEEALTEFPGTILAVTHDRYLINKLSQKIWELEGGQIHVYLGDFDSYKEKSRQKISVKGRLAVKETFQMENPAQKQKKPSSPKNLPQRDSGQLEQEIAELEQKLSNLDDAMNELTVRQDLSELEQAWAEREAIQQSLKLLYECWMEESEG, encoded by the coding sequence ATGTTAACGATTAATTGTCAAAGCATTAAAAAATATAACGGCGCTCAGCTAGTACTAGAAAATGTAACCTTCGAGCTTCACCAAGGGGAGAAGGTGGGACTGGTTGGTCGCAACGGAAGCGGTAAATCTACCCTGCTGAGGATGATCTCTAAGCTGGATGTACCGGATGAAGGCTTGCTTACCATACGTAAGGATGCTCGAATCGGATATTTGGAGCAAATTCCTGCGGAAACAGCGGAACAAACCGTATATGACATAATGGCTCTGGGCTACCAGGAGTTAATTACTTGCCGAACAGCAATGGCGGAGCTTGAGAAGCTCATGTCCGAGCCGGAGGCGGGGAATGATCCAGATTTGCTGAGCACTCTGCTTAAGCGATATTCTGAGCTGCAAGAAACCTTCGAGCGTGAGGATGGCTACGAGCTAGATGCACGAATTGATCAGGTTGCAAATGGCTTACACATTGAAAAGGAAAGTTACTCAAGATTGTATTCCTCGCTCTCGGGAGGAGAGAAGACAAAGGTGGGGCTAGCTTCCCAACTCATACGGAAGCCTGATTTGCTGTTGCTTGATGAACCAACCAATCATCTGGATTTAAGTGCAGTCGAGTGGCTGGAGGAGTACTTGATTAAATATGAGGGAGCTGTACTGGTTGTATCTCATGACCGATATTTTCTAGATCAGGTCGTGACCAAGATCGTTGAGCTAGAGGATGGGGAATCCTCGATTTACACTACGAATTACACCCACTATGTGACGGAGAAAGAAAAGAGGCTGCTTCAAGAATTTGCGGATTATCAGGAGCAGCAAAAGCAGCTGAAGAAGATGAGAGAAACGATTAAGCAGCTGATGGAGTGGGGGAAGCTTGGCGGCAACGGTAAGTTTTTTCGCAGAGCGGCCTCCATGCAGAAGGCATTGGATCGGATAGAGAAGCTGAAGCGACCAGCGGTTGATCGGAAGGAAGCCGAGTACGACATGAAGCCCTCGGATCGATCAGGTAAGCGTGTAATTGAGTTTGCAGGAGTCAGCAAGAGGTTCGGTGCTTCTGTCATATTGGATCAGGCGGCGGGCGCGCTGGAATATGGCGAGAAAGTGATGCTTGTTGGAAATAATGGTTCAGGTAAAAGTACGCTCCTTAAGCTCATTCTTGGAGAGCTACAAGCGGACGAAGGACAATTACTGCTAGGCTCCCGCGTCAGCGTTGGTTATTTGGCACAGCAGCAATACCCTGATGACCCGAAGAAGAGTGTTCTGAACTATTTTCGTGAACAGGCAGGGATGGAAGAGGGGGAAGCGCGCTCCCGATTGGCCAGTTATCTATTCTATGGAGCCGACGTATTCAAGTCCGTGAGCTTACTCTCTGGAGGGGAATGGACGAGGCTGAGATTAGCCTTACTGGTGCTACAGAGGCCAAATCTTCTCATTCTAGATGAGCCGACCAACCACATGGATATTGCTTCGAGAGAGGCGCTGGAAGAAGCGCTGACTGAATTCCCAGGCACGATATTGGCAGTTACTCATGATCGGTACCTCATCAATAAGCTGTCCCAGAAAATCTGGGAGCTTGAAGGTGGGCAGATCCATGTTTACTTGGGGGATTTTGACTCCTATAAGGAAAAGAGTCGTCAGAAGATTAGCGTTAAGGGCAGGCTCGCTGTCAAAGAGACATTTCAAATGGAAAATCCCGCACAGAAGCAGAAGAAGCCTTCATCTCCCAAGAATTTACCGCAGAGGGACTCAGGTCAATTGGAGCAAGAGATTGCTGAATTAGAGCAGAAGCTTAGTAATCTGGATGATGCTATGAACGAGCTGACTGTCCGTCAGGATTTAAGTGAGCTGGAGCAGGCATGGGCGGAACGAGAAGCTATTCAGCAGAGCCTGAAGCTCTTGTATGAGTGTTGGATGGAAGAGTCTGAAGGTTAG
- a CDS encoding LacI family DNA-binding transcriptional regulator produces MKVSIFDVAKKSGLSVVTVSRVLNHSTSVRKKNKDKVLQAMKELDYHPNASARSLASGKTGIIGLTLTTLNDTVLDAIVKEINDCLAEQSYFLALSVSQGDEESFNRSMFQEDRVDGVILLSPINADLYVMELKKRKIPFVILDNQQRNSSVPSVIVNNYKGGYDATKHLIDLGHTEIAHISGPEPLFSSQEREKGYLHALEEVGLKPFAIEQGSFDIPSGYRIAKQWIDSGRLPTAIFAADDYMALGAMDAFKNEGIRIPRDISIVGFDDQVYASEFRPALTTIRLPFEKIGKQGVDILLKMIKDPTKRNATVEFDPELIVRDSSGAPRTS; encoded by the coding sequence ATGAAGGTTAGTATTTTTGATGTGGCGAAGAAATCCGGTTTGTCCGTGGTGACAGTATCCAGAGTACTTAATCATTCGACATCCGTGCGCAAGAAAAATAAAGATAAGGTATTGCAGGCAATGAAGGAGTTGGACTATCATCCGAACGCTTCAGCCCGCAGTCTCGCCAGCGGCAAAACCGGTATTATCGGACTGACACTAACGACATTGAACGATACCGTTCTTGATGCCATAGTTAAGGAAATCAATGACTGTCTAGCCGAACAAAGCTACTTTCTGGCACTCTCGGTTTCGCAGGGGGACGAGGAATCATTTAATCGATCCATGTTTCAGGAGGACCGCGTAGACGGGGTTATTTTGTTGTCGCCTATTAATGCTGATTTGTACGTAATGGAGCTCAAAAAGCGGAAAATCCCGTTCGTCATCCTTGATAACCAGCAGCGGAATTCATCCGTTCCATCGGTAATTGTCAACAATTATAAGGGTGGTTATGATGCTACGAAGCATCTGATTGACCTTGGACATACTGAAATCGCCCACATTAGCGGACCTGAGCCACTCTTTAGCAGTCAGGAACGGGAGAAGGGTTACTTGCACGCGCTAGAGGAAGTAGGGCTGAAGCCATTTGCCATTGAGCAAGGCTCATTTGATATTCCGTCTGGTTATCGTATTGCCAAGCAATGGATCGATTCGGGACGGCTGCCTACTGCGATATTCGCGGCGGACGACTATATGGCGCTTGGAGCAATGGATGCATTCAAGAATGAAGGCATTCGAATTCCTCGTGATATCTCGATTGTTGGATTCGATGATCAAGTCTATGCCTCCGAATTCCGTCCGGCCTTAACAACGATACGTCTACCGTTTGAGAAAATAGGGAAGCAGGGTGTAGATATCCTGTTAAAAATGATCAAAGACCCTACCAAACGAAATGCAACGGTGGAATTTGATCCAGAGCTAATTGTTAGAGATTCATCTGGGGCGCCCAGAACATCTTAA
- a CDS encoding MarR family transcriptional regulator yields MKADLIDTISHYFLTDVRLLRKKLFTSFPTDKIPHHLTRSNLEVLFVLFELRRTSVTDLCNRLCISRPNMTPLINKLVQHDWVERQTSSEDRRVIQIAITTKGDQFCKEIHELLLSQIKLRLESLETEDLIELKRCMDSLKSIAKKISW; encoded by the coding sequence ATGAAAGCTGATCTAATAGATACCATTTCCCACTATTTCTTAACTGATGTCCGTCTCCTCAGGAAGAAATTGTTCACATCTTTTCCAACAGATAAAATACCCCATCATTTAACACGTTCTAATTTGGAAGTGCTGTTCGTCTTATTTGAACTGCGTAGAACATCCGTTACTGACCTTTGCAATAGACTATGTATTTCAAGACCTAACATGACACCCTTAATCAACAAATTAGTGCAGCATGATTGGGTGGAGCGGCAAACAAGCAGTGAAGATCGCAGGGTCATTCAAATAGCAATTACGACAAAAGGAGATCAGTTTTGCAAGGAGATTCACGAGCTTCTACTTAGTCAAATCAAGCTAAGGCTTGAATCCTTGGAGACTGAAGACCTAATTGAATTAAAAAGATGTATGGATTCTCTAAAGTCCATAGCCAAAAAGATTAGCTGGTAG
- the htpX gene encoding protease HtpX, with translation MKRILLFILTNLLVMLTIGIILSVFGIGSYINESGGINFTSLLIFSGIVGFTGALISLAMSRWMAKRMMNVHVLKPEDNLSHGERQLVEMVHRLSQAAGMMHMPEVGIYESKEVNAFATGPSKKRSLVAVSTATLTELDADAVEGIIGHEVAHIVNGDMVTMTLLQGVVNTFVVFLSRIAAWAVSRVVKEDIAPIVHFIAVIVFQIVFSILGSMVVLAYSRHREFHADAGGAHLAGKDKMIHALRGLQAYTSRMKDSEQNAISTLQINGKKRSALFSTHPDLEERIRRLQA, from the coding sequence ATGAAACGAATTCTCTTGTTTATTCTAACGAACTTACTTGTCATGCTTACCATCGGAATTATTTTATCCGTATTCGGAATTGGCTCGTATATTAATGAATCGGGTGGCATCAATTTCACTTCGCTGCTCATCTTTAGTGGAATTGTAGGCTTTACTGGAGCGTTGATCTCGCTTGCTATGTCCCGTTGGATGGCAAAGCGGATGATGAATGTTCATGTTCTGAAGCCCGAAGATAACCTCTCTCATGGGGAGAGACAGCTTGTTGAGATGGTCCATCGGTTATCCCAAGCTGCCGGTATGATGCATATGCCGGAGGTCGGAATTTACGAATCCAAAGAAGTGAATGCTTTCGCTACAGGACCATCGAAGAAAAGATCGTTGGTTGCCGTATCCACAGCAACATTAACGGAACTAGATGCTGATGCAGTTGAAGGAATTATCGGTCACGAGGTCGCCCATATCGTTAACGGAGACATGGTGACGATGACACTTCTTCAAGGAGTCGTGAACACCTTCGTCGTGTTCCTGTCTCGTATTGCAGCATGGGCAGTGTCCCGAGTGGTTAAAGAAGATATTGCTCCAATCGTTCATTTCATCGCAGTTATTGTGTTCCAGATCGTGTTCTCCATACTCGGAAGCATGGTTGTACTGGCATACTCCAGACATCGCGAATTTCACGCGGATGCTGGCGGTGCCCACCTGGCTGGTAAGGATAAGATGATTCATGCTCTTCGTGGGCTGCAAGCTTATACAAGCCGAATGAAGGACAGCGAGCAGAACGCGATTTCCACTTTGCAGATTAACGGAAAGAAACGCTCAGCGCTATTCTCCACACATCCAGATTTGGAAGAGAGAATTCGCCGTTTACAAGCTTAA
- a CDS encoding LTA synthase family protein: protein MGLLIRLGNRRFLLFTLLLLFKCCLAWFVVFEDGPSFMTMLTEIPFFWLVFCLIEWFATKRKLLYYTIANLFFTILYFTVLMYYKYYGIIVTYHALSQADKVTKVGNSTYSLMDPYYLLIFIDIFVLIAIPIWLRVKTKKIHINLKPISKTALSVVFLVSIVLCYFSIWPNRASMNENKQAEGMGILNYEIYTIFADSTEDTELIEMEDITQDEIDKLKGAQHIEETKYYAAGKGKNVIIIQMESFQNFLVGLEVDGKEVTPNMNKLARENFHFDSFYTMVGQGTTSDAEFVVNTSLYVPKHEAATQKNVKKQLPSLPKLLSKEGYTTATFHTNDVEFWNRRELYSSLGWDRYYDKSFFGDEDHVAFGASDEVLYKKTAAELKKMSENGKPFYAQIISMSSHHPYNIPESKYQMKLPDRLEDTLVGRYIRSQNYSDYALGKFIDELKQSGLWENSIVLLYGDHQGLPVYSLDNKERNLMEEILGHEYGYPDMFNIPLILSAPGVTYPAVIEETGGQIDILPTVANLTGVSIANQIHFGEDLLNPGPNVLPMRHFLPSGSIVADASVFVPGISFEDGKNYPFDPLKEDESKATEQQYNNALDLLSLSDSYVVQLPDK, encoded by the coding sequence ATGGGTTTATTGATCAGGCTTGGTAACAGGCGGTTTTTACTTTTTACATTGCTCCTATTGTTTAAATGCTGTTTAGCGTGGTTTGTTGTTTTCGAAGACGGGCCATCCTTTATGACCATGCTGACGGAAATTCCATTCTTCTGGCTAGTATTCTGCTTAATAGAATGGTTTGCTACAAAGAGAAAGCTGCTCTACTACACGATAGCCAATTTATTTTTCACGATCCTTTATTTCACGGTGCTAATGTACTACAAATATTATGGAATTATTGTAACTTACCATGCACTCAGCCAAGCGGATAAAGTAACGAAGGTCGGTAATAGCACTTATTCGTTAATGGATCCTTACTATTTGCTCATATTTATAGATATATTCGTGTTGATCGCCATTCCGATTTGGCTTAGAGTGAAGACGAAAAAAATTCATATTAATCTGAAGCCAATCAGCAAGACGGCTCTGTCAGTGGTTTTTCTTGTTTCAATCGTTTTGTGTTATTTTAGCATATGGCCTAATCGGGCGAGCATGAATGAGAATAAGCAAGCTGAAGGTATGGGAATACTAAATTACGAGATCTATACCATATTCGCTGACAGTACTGAGGACACAGAGTTGATAGAGATGGAAGACATCACTCAGGACGAGATCGATAAGCTCAAGGGTGCTCAACATATAGAGGAAACAAAGTATTATGCTGCAGGCAAAGGCAAGAATGTTATCATCATTCAGATGGAATCATTTCAGAATTTTTTAGTTGGGCTTGAGGTTGACGGTAAAGAAGTGACACCGAATATGAACAAGCTTGCACGGGAAAATTTTCATTTTGACAGCTTCTACACTATGGTTGGACAAGGGACAACGTCGGATGCTGAATTCGTAGTAAACACGTCTCTCTATGTTCCGAAGCATGAGGCTGCTACTCAGAAAAATGTGAAAAAACAGCTTCCAAGCTTGCCAAAGCTCCTTAGTAAAGAAGGCTATACGACAGCTACATTCCACACGAATGATGTTGAATTCTGGAACCGGCGTGAGCTCTATTCCTCACTCGGTTGGGATCGTTACTATGACAAAAGCTTTTTCGGAGACGAGGATCATGTCGCTTTTGGTGCATCAGATGAAGTGCTCTATAAGAAGACTGCTGCGGAACTGAAGAAAATGAGTGAAAACGGCAAGCCTTTCTATGCACAGATTATTAGCATGAGCTCTCATCATCCTTATAATATTCCGGAATCCAAATATCAAATGAAGCTTCCTGATCGCTTAGAGGATACTTTAGTTGGTCGTTACATTAGATCTCAGAATTATTCGGATTACGCACTGGGTAAGTTTATCGATGAGCTGAAGCAAAGCGGGTTATGGGAAAATAGTATTGTCCTGTTATACGGTGATCACCAAGGACTGCCGGTCTATTCGCTGGATAATAAGGAGCGTAATCTGATGGAAGAAATACTCGGACATGAGTATGGATACCCTGATATGTTCAATATTCCGCTTATTCTGTCTGCTCCGGGTGTTACTTATCCAGCAGTTATAGAGGAAACCGGAGGACAGATTGATATCCTGCCAACGGTGGCGAATTTAACGGGCGTATCGATTGCTAATCAGATTCATTTTGGAGAGGATCTGCTTAACCCAGGTCCGAATGTGCTGCCTATGCGCCATTTCCTCCCGTCGGGCTCCATTGTTGCAGATGCGAGTGTGTTCGTGCCGGGCATCTCGTTCGAGGATGGAAAAAATTATCCTTTCGATCCTCTCAAAGAGGACGAAAGCAAAGCAACAGAGCAGCAGTATAACAATGCGCTTGATCTGCTTAGCTTGTCGGACAGCTATGTTGTGCAGCTTCCCGATAAGTAA
- a CDS encoding carbohydrate ABC transporter permease: protein MKRSREERRESRNFYFFISPWLIGFVVFALFPVLASLYYSFTEFDIIHAPRFIGLDNYTELFKDDQFWNSIKVTLKYTFISVPLTLFLSLIFAMLINQKIPFRGLFRTAMYFPSMISGVSMALLWFWVFNPQAGLFNYILSFFGVDTINWFLDEKYAMWALIIMSFWGLGGGMLIFLAGLQGVPAHLLEAARLDGAGRLRTFWNVTFPLISPVFLFQLIIGLIESFQVFTQAYTITQGGPNYSTWFYVYNIYINAFKNFRYGYASAMAWILLIAVTIITFIIMKLSNRYVYYEGGSER, encoded by the coding sequence TTGAAGCGCAGCAGGGAAGAAAGACGCGAAAGCAGAAATTTTTACTTTTTTATCTCGCCCTGGCTCATCGGCTTTGTTGTATTTGCGCTATTTCCGGTATTGGCATCTCTCTATTATAGCTTTACGGAATTTGACATTATCCATGCCCCGAGGTTTATCGGATTGGATAATTATACGGAGCTTTTCAAGGATGATCAGTTCTGGAATTCAATCAAAGTCACACTAAAGTACACCTTCATTAGTGTTCCGCTCACTCTGTTCTTGTCTCTAATCTTCGCTATGCTAATTAATCAAAAAATACCGTTCAGGGGGCTATTCCGGACGGCGATGTATTTTCCGAGCATGATCTCGGGTGTTTCAATGGCATTGTTATGGTTCTGGGTTTTCAACCCTCAAGCAGGGCTTTTCAATTACATTTTGTCATTTTTCGGAGTCGACACGATCAATTGGTTTCTAGACGAGAAATATGCCATGTGGGCGCTTATTATTATGTCTTTCTGGGGATTAGGAGGCGGTATGCTCATTTTCCTAGCCGGTCTGCAGGGAGTGCCTGCACATTTGCTTGAAGCGGCAAGATTAGATGGTGCGGGTCGTCTAAGAACGTTCTGGAATGTTACTTTCCCACTTATTTCGCCAGTATTTCTATTCCAGCTTATTATCGGACTCATCGAATCCTTTCAAGTGTTCACCCAAGCCTATACCATTACGCAGGGCGGCCCTAACTACTCCACCTGGTTCTACGTGTATAACATTTATATTAATGCGTTCAAAAACTTTCGTTACGGCTATGCCTCTGCGATGGCGTGGATACTTCTCATTGCTGTCACGATCATCACCTTCATTATCATGAAGCTTTCGAATAGGTATGTTTACTACGAAGGGGGGAGTGAACGATGA
- a CDS encoding carbohydrate ABC transporter permease yields the protein MSGIALAKEQSVKRRKTKVDVPKLIGFIILLAVTVAMIMPLWFMISTSLKTTKEMFVYPPSFIPKYFAWENFKELFTNSEIKFGRQYMNSLIVGIATVIGTVFSSSFVAFGFARYRARGSNFFFILVLSTLMLPYPAIMIPQFLLFTKLGLHDSLLPLILPSFFASAYMIFLLKQFFSTLPNELYDAGRIDGCKEIRLYWTLTLPLSGPVLATVAIFSFLWSWNDLLTPVLYLDSQENFTLPIGMAAMLSSKFRIAPWNLMMAASLLSVLPVVALFAIAQKRFVEGIVLTGIK from the coding sequence ATGAGTGGAATAGCACTTGCCAAGGAGCAGTCGGTTAAAAGGAGAAAAACGAAGGTGGATGTACCCAAGCTAATAGGCTTCATTATCTTGCTTGCGGTTACAGTGGCCATGATTATGCCTCTGTGGTTCATGATATCGACTTCGCTCAAGACAACGAAAGAAATGTTTGTATATCCGCCATCGTTCATTCCAAAGTATTTTGCCTGGGAAAATTTCAAGGAGCTCTTCACTAATTCGGAGATTAAATTCGGCCGGCAATATATGAACAGTCTTATCGTTGGTATCGCCACGGTTATCGGAACGGTATTCTCATCATCGTTCGTGGCGTTCGGCTTTGCTCGTTATCGTGCCAGAGGCAGCAATTTTTTCTTCATACTTGTGCTAAGTACGTTGATGCTTCCTTACCCGGCGATTATGATCCCACAATTTCTACTTTTTACGAAGCTGGGACTTCATGATTCCTTATTGCCACTAATTCTGCCTTCGTTCTTCGCGTCGGCCTATATGATATTTCTGTTGAAGCAGTTTTTCTCTACACTCCCGAATGAGCTATATGATGCGGGCAGAATAGATGGCTGCAAGGAAATTCGTCTCTACTGGACTCTGACTCTTCCATTGTCGGGGCCCGTGCTTGCAACGGTTGCTATCTTCTCCTTTCTCTGGAGCTGGAACGACCTTCTTACACCTGTGCTTTACTTAGATTCGCAGGAAAACTTCACCCTTCCAATCGGGATGGCGGCCATGCTTTCTTCGAAATTCCGGATAGCACCTTGGAACCTGATGATGGCTGCTTCATTGCTGTCAGTGCTTCCTGTCGTCGCACTTTTTGCAATCGCCCAAAAGCGCTTTGTCGAAGGGATCGTTCTTACTGGCATCAAGTAA
- a CDS encoding glycosyl hydrolase family 8, which produces MRKEEKWPIGFRYLSALLLVLILLTLNISSISVAASADGSAVKVKGEAPFKAFPQHTTYKKGSIKPNHVTQTQMDKTVKRLYDEWKAKYVKENPYVKGQYYVWYADGDWFKENEVTVSEAHGYGMLITALMAGHDADAKKYFDGMYRYFRAHPSSNNPDLMAWQQADNGKALVDVNGVDSATDGDMDIAYALLLANKQWGSGGAINYLTQARKVINAIMKSEVNQTEWILKNGDWATSGDRALATRPSDFMLQHMKDFQVATGDTRWSKVINKTYSIMKSLYNNNSPNAGLLPDFVVKIKGSFVPAPPEYLESEFDGDYNYNSSRTPWRIGTDYLLTGDDRAKAQLTTLNKWIRKKTNNDPHKIMAGYKLNGSAPIADYEDISFSAPLMVSAMLDSSNQAWLNKLWDYNTAVKTADELYFGNNLRLLSVIVVSGNWWTPYSKLR; this is translated from the coding sequence ATGCGGAAGGAAGAGAAATGGCCAATTGGTTTTCGTTATCTGTCAGCTCTGTTGTTGGTGCTCATTCTGTTAACGTTAAACATTTCTAGCATTTCAGTTGCAGCATCTGCAGACGGCTCTGCTGTGAAGGTTAAAGGTGAAGCCCCCTTTAAAGCGTTCCCGCAGCACACCACATACAAGAAAGGTTCGATTAAGCCTAATCATGTGACTCAGACCCAGATGGATAAAACGGTGAAGAGATTATATGACGAATGGAAAGCGAAGTATGTGAAAGAGAATCCATATGTTAAGGGTCAATATTACGTTTGGTATGCGGATGGGGATTGGTTTAAGGAAAATGAAGTGACGGTATCGGAAGCACATGGCTACGGGATGCTGATTACAGCATTAATGGCAGGCCATGATGCGGATGCTAAGAAATATTTTGACGGTATGTATCGTTATTTCAGGGCACATCCCAGTAGTAATAATCCAGATTTAATGGCTTGGCAGCAAGCGGATAATGGCAAAGCTCTTGTTGACGTCAATGGTGTTGATTCCGCAACTGACGGCGATATGGATATTGCCTATGCGTTGCTGCTCGCTAACAAGCAGTGGGGTAGTGGGGGAGCAATAAACTACTTAACCCAGGCACGCAAAGTTATTAATGCCATTATGAAAAGCGAGGTTAACCAAACAGAGTGGATATTAAAAAATGGAGACTGGGCTACTTCAGGTGACAGAGCTTTAGCGACACGTCCTTCGGATTTCATGCTACAGCATATGAAGGATTTTCAAGTGGCTACGGGTGATACCAGGTGGAGCAAGGTGATTAATAAAACCTACAGTATCATGAAGAGTCTCTATAACAATAATAGTCCGAATGCTGGCTTGCTTCCTGATTTTGTAGTGAAAATAAAAGGCAGCTTCGTTCCTGCACCGCCTGAATATCTGGAGTCTGAATTCGACGGTGATTACAATTATAATTCCTCTCGGACGCCATGGCGTATCGGTACCGACTATCTCTTAACGGGGGATGATAGGGCGAAGGCACAGCTGACTACACTTAATAAATGGATTCGGAAAAAGACGAATAACGATCCTCATAAGATTATGGCAGGCTACAAGCTGAATGGATCAGCACCAATAGCAGATTATGAAGATATCTCTTTCTCTGCCCCACTGATGGTTAGTGCAATGCTCGATTCGTCCAACCAAGCTTGGTTGAATAAATTGTGGGATTACAATACTGCGGTGAAAACGGCTGATGAGCTTTATTTCGGAAATAATCTTCGCTTGCTGAGTGTGATTGTGGTGTCTGGTAATTGGTGGACGCCATACTCGAAGCTGAGGTAA
- a CDS encoding TVP38/TMEM64 family protein has protein sequence MNISDILSNLTEENLKSLLEQYRDFGPFPGIALTFMKSFIPPLPTILIVGVNAAVYGLWLGFLYSWLGIVSGCLVTFVVVRRIAGSPYFVRWAQKPKVQKSLIWVRRNAFSYVFLLSLFPVGPFVVINMAAAVAQMRLRSFFIAIVFGKAIMVMSISIIGHDFARFIEKPLELLYVVLFIGGSLWISKKIEAWFTAETVHSSKNQPVQEESQGIESKTD, from the coding sequence ATGAACATATCAGATATTTTGTCGAACCTGACTGAAGAGAATTTGAAGAGTCTATTGGAGCAATATCGGGATTTTGGGCCCTTTCCCGGCATTGCCTTAACTTTCATGAAGTCATTCATTCCGCCATTGCCGACGATACTTATTGTTGGAGTAAATGCAGCGGTGTATGGCTTGTGGCTTGGTTTTCTCTATTCTTGGTTAGGGATAGTGAGTGGATGTCTTGTGACATTCGTTGTCGTCCGCAGAATAGCGGGTAGTCCGTATTTCGTACGATGGGCACAGAAACCAAAGGTGCAGAAAAGCCTGATATGGGTCCGTCGAAATGCTTTTAGCTATGTGTTTTTACTCAGTCTCTTTCCCGTTGGGCCCTTCGTAGTCATAAACATGGCGGCAGCAGTCGCACAAATGCGATTGCGCTCGTTCTTTATCGCTATTGTGTTCGGCAAAGCCATTATGGTCATGTCCATCTCCATTATTGGTCATGATTTTGCAAGGTTTATCGAAAAACCCCTAGAGCTCTTATACGTAGTGTTATTCATAGGGGGCTCACTTTGGATCAGCAAAAAAATCGAAGCGTGGTTTACAGCAGAGACAGTACATTCCTCTAAAAACCAGCCTGTCCAAGAAGAAAGCCAAGGTATTGAGTCTAAAACAGATTGA